The Scylla paramamosain isolate STU-SP2022 unplaced genomic scaffold, ASM3559412v1 Contig2, whole genome shotgun sequence nucleotide sequence tttgttgttttgcttttgttttgtatcctattctttttttattactactactactactactactactactactactactactattcatgtgagtcttgtgtgttttatgtaaaaggatgatggtgtgtgtgtgtgtgtgtgtgtgtgtgtgtgtgtgtgtgtgtgtgtgtgtgtgtgtgtgtgtgtgtgtgtgtgtgtgtgtgtgtgtgtgtgtgtgtgtgtgtgtgcgtgcgtgcgtaagGGCGCGGGGTGGCAGGGAACAAGCAAAAGTTCACAGAGTATAAATCTCTCCGTTTATTTTAACCTCAAAATAGGAACATtaacctccttttctcttcctcctcctcctcctcctcttctttttcttctttttcttcttgttcttgttcttgttgttgttctccgttgtcctcctcgtcctcgcagtaaaaaagtacaaaaaggTACAAAGCGGTGACGCGTCATAGAAAAATAGTGTGAGTGCCGCCAGTGTGTGGCGCCCCGTGAGTCAGGCGCGGGGCGGCGCCGGGCAGGCAGGTACAGTAGCGTCGGCGTGGGGGGTGCGTAGCGGGTCAGGGCGGGGCACAGTAGTAGTCCAGGATGCACTCACTGCCCAAGAACCAGCCTCCCatgtcctgctgctgctgctcctcctcctcctcctcctcctcctcctcctcctcctcctcctcctcctcctcgtcgcgCTCCACCTCGCGTCGCTCCTCCAGCACCGCGGCGAAGGTCACCTTCTTATACTTGGGACTAGCGCGCCGCAGGTAGCGCCGCAGCACTCTGGCCACGCGCTGCTCGGCGCGGCGCAGGAAGGCTGCGGGGCGCGGGGCGTCCTGCAGGCAGGGGTCGAAGGGGTCAGGGTCCCGCGCCAGCCACCGCCgccccgcctccgcctcctgctGCAGGGCCGCCGCGGGGCACCGCAGCTCGGGCTCAGGGTGCAGCAGACGGCGCAGCAGGCACAGCAGGCGCGGCGAGAACAGCCTGAAGCGAGGCGGCAGTCCGGTGGAGGCGTGGTGCGCCCACGCCACCCAGGCGGCGTAGTGCGGGTCCTCTGGGTCAGCGGCGGCCCAGGGCAGCGCCCCCgtgagcagcaccaccagcagcaggccCAGCTGCCACGCGTCCTGCGCGGGGTGCGCGGCGTACAGGTCGTGGGCGTGAAGGCAGGCCACCTCGGGCGCCAGCCAGGATAGGGGCAGGGCGCCGCGGGTCACCATGGCCCCAGCGCGGCGCGTGGCCCCGAAGTCCGCCAGCTTGACCTGGCCCAGCGCGGCGTCCATGGCTAGCAGGTTGGCGGGCGTCACATCGCGGTGGACCACGCCCGCTGCGTGCGTGAAGGACACCGCGGCGCCCACCTGTGCCGCCACGCGCTGCGCAGCCTCCTCGCCCACGCCGCCGCGCCCCACCAGCCCCGCCAGGTCTCCCGCGGGCGCCTCCTCTAGGGGCAGCACGAAGGATGAGACGGTGGCGAAGGCCGGGGGAAGCAAGCCAGCACGTGGGGGCAGGCGGACAGGAAGGCGTGGTGGCGCGCCTCCCGTAGGAAGTCCCTGCGCGTGGTGGTGCCGCGCCGCACGGCCTTCAGCACCAGGCGGCGCCCTTCAGACAGCCGCTGGTGCCTAGCGCTGAACACCTGCGTGTACCAGCCTGACGCCAGCACGCGTACGTCAAAGAACTGCCGCTGCACGTGCGCCGCGCTCACCTCCTGCAGGCACGCGCCCTCGTCCATGTCATCACCCTCGTCAGGGGCGCCGCGCACGTCGGGGAACATCATGGGTGCTGCGGGGCACGCTGGTAGGGGAGCGTCGCGCCCAGCAGGGTTATCACGCCTCAGCTGAAGGTCCGTCACGGGACAGGCGGGGCGTGGAGAGCAGCTGGCTCACTGGCCTTGCTCTTGTCCAGTGTGGCACCAGTGGCACCGGCAccaccagtggtggtggtggtggtggtggtggtgtggaggacAGCTGATGGCTAACTATCCTTGACAACACAACAGATCTTGTCCAGTGAGGCACTATGacaccagcagtagcagtagtagtagtagtagcagtagtagtagtagtagtaacaatagcaccagtagcagcagtagtggcagtggtatCACTAACAGAGGCACCTCGGCACACCCAGGCAGGGGCAGTGTCAGGAGCAGTCTGGCACTAGGGTGGCACTGCCTGGCCCTTTATTCCGGCGCGCGGGGCACAGTGGGTGGCTGACATCACCTTTACGCCTAAGCCCCGGTGCCACACTGCCGCCctgccatcaccgccatcaccgccgcccCTTCCCGCGAGGACGATACGGGGAACTTGAACGTCACTCTCATTTTCACCACGACCTCGCCAAGTACTCGTaaaaactgctctctctctctctctctctctctctctctctctctctctctctctctctctctctctctctctctctctctctctctctacgtttttCTTATGTCTTCTTTCTgtgtcaatatttttcttttctttatcttctttttcttattttttctatatttcttgtttttttaaagattttccttcctttcatgtctaattcttccttcttcttcttcttcgtcttcttcttcctcttcctcctattcttctacttccacctcttttctctttttttctttcttcttcttgtccttgttcttgttcttgtttatgccttgttttcttattctcctcctcctcctcctcctcctcctcctcctcatctttttctttacttttatttttttatctattcattttcttcctccttttccttctcatccttgagagagagagagagagagagagagagagagagagagagagagagagagagagagagagagagagagagagagagagagagagagagagagagagagagagagagagagagagtttagtggGTGGACAAGTGGGGATTGccaggtgactctctctctctctctctctctctctctctctctctctctctctctctctctctctctctctctctctctctctctctctctctttaattactTCACGCTAAGACGGAACAGAAAACGGACATGAAacttaaggtgtgtgtgtgtgtgtgtgtgtgtgtgtgtgtgtgtgtgtgtgtgtgtgtgtgtgtgtgtgtgtgtgtgtgtgtgtgtgtgtacgtgacttaacacacacacacacacacacacacacacacacacacacacacacacacacacacacacacacacacacacacacacacacacacccctgtcATTATGTGCAcctatgtacgtgtgtgtgtgggtgtgtgtacaGGATTATGTAAAGtccgtcctgtgtgtgtgtgtgtgtgtgtgtgtgtgtgtgtgtgtgtgtgtgtgtgtgtgtgtgtgtgtgtgtgtgtgtgtgtgtgtaccatatTACTTAGCCAAGGACTAAAAATGgcagtgacgagagagagagagagagagagagagagagagagagagagagagagagagagagagagagagagagagagagagagagagagagagagagagagagagagagagagagagagagagagagagagagagagagagggaaacccATATATTGACATACTGTTGATTATaataactaccactactactaccaccaccaccaccaccactacactaaAATCTTTCAAAGCAAACTTTAATAAACGAACCAATTAACCAAGAATAacgaataatgaaagaaataatgaaataataaactCAATAATAACACGGTACTATGCTCAAGGCGTGGCTGATAACAAGACAGAACACCACCACAGTTTTGCCACCGTCAGACCACAAGGGGAGGTGCAGGAACCAATCAGATCTTCCCGTCACGCTGCCTGTGTGATTCACGCctgcctgtttccacctgtcagcACCatccaagtagtagtagtagtagtagtagtagtagtagtagtagtagtagtagtagtagtagtagtagtagtagtagtagtagtagtagtagtagtagtagtagaagaagaacaagaagaacaagatgaacaagaacaagaagaagaagaagaagaactactactactactactactactactactactaccactactactactactattactactactattaccagaaTGAATCaatcgaaggaggaggaggaggaggaggaagatgaggaggattgGTAAGTTAAAGACCCCTTCCCATGTgatcttaaataaataaataaataaataaataaaacaaataaataaataaataaataaataaataaataaataaataatcatacCTTTATAGAAATTCTAAGGATATTTTGATATTTAGGATtccaacaaacaaaacaaggacGAGGAAATGATTGTGAGaaagtaccacacacacacacacacacacacacacacacacacacacacacacacacacacacacacacacacacacacacacacacacacacgtctcagcCAGAATCCAAGTTAGCTGAATCTGAGAATTTCCGGTataaggctgagag carries:
- the LOC135095866 gene encoding serine/threonine-protein kinase SBK1-like, which gives rise to MDAALGQVKLADFGATRRAGAMVTRGALPLSWLAPEVACLHAHDLYAAHPAQDAWQLGLLLVVLLTGALPWAAADPEDPHYAAWVAWAHHASTGLPPRFRLFSPRLLCLLRRLLHPEPELRCPAAALQQEAEAGRRWLARDPDPFDPCLQDAPRPAAFLRRAEQRVARVLRRYLRRASPKYKKVTFAAVLEERREVERDEEEEEEEEEEEEEEEEEEQQQQDMGGWFLGSECILDYYCAPP